A genomic region of Alicyclobacillus sp. SO9 contains the following coding sequences:
- a CDS encoding metal ABC transporter permease — translation MSWLRLIFQPGLFTQPFMVHAYTAGTMIALLSACIGVFIVLRKWTFVAHAIPKIGFAGAAGSILTGVNPLVGITVFSVAGSIAIGSWSKKGRNDVITALTLVLALGLGALFLAISQTFAQNAYALFFGQVVGISLNEVLITVALGTLCLLAMVLLYRPLLLTSIEREWAQARGVFVTAIDVLFLIVASVAAALTVPLIGILLNFSLLVAPAAAAAQLSRRPGQMMMLSIVISVGSLWLSLLLAYDIGWPVGFFTASVTTTVYVFARVLRVRTGR, via the coding sequence ATGAGCTGGCTTAGATTGATTTTTCAACCGGGTTTATTTACACAGCCGTTCATGGTACATGCATACACTGCCGGAACCATGATTGCCCTTTTATCTGCCTGCATCGGTGTTTTCATTGTACTTCGCAAATGGACCTTTGTAGCACACGCCATCCCGAAAATCGGTTTTGCCGGCGCTGCCGGTTCCATTTTAACCGGTGTCAACCCGCTTGTTGGCATTACGGTGTTTTCCGTGGCAGGCTCCATTGCCATTGGAAGTTGGAGTAAGAAGGGACGAAACGACGTTATCACGGCTCTGACACTGGTCCTCGCTTTAGGTCTAGGCGCATTATTTCTTGCGATTTCACAGACATTTGCCCAAAATGCCTATGCTCTGTTCTTTGGCCAAGTCGTGGGAATCAGTCTCAACGAGGTCCTTATCACGGTGGCTTTAGGGACACTCTGTCTGCTGGCGATGGTCTTACTCTACCGCCCCTTACTCCTTACGTCCATAGAGCGAGAGTGGGCACAAGCCCGCGGCGTCTTCGTGACAGCAATTGACGTCCTGTTTCTGATTGTGGCATCTGTCGCTGCAGCTTTGACCGTGCCGCTGATAGGCATACTTCTGAACTTCAGCCTACTGGTCGCACCTGCTGCTGCGGCAGCCCAACTGTCCCGTCGACCAGGTCAAATGATGATGTTAAGTATCGTGATTTCTGTTGGCAGCCTCTGGCTCTCTCTTTTGTTGGCATATGATATTGGCTGGCCCGTTGGTTTCTTTACTGCAAGCGTGACGACGACCGTCTACGTGTTTGCTAGAGTGCTCCGAGTCAGAACGGGGAGGTAA
- a CDS encoding metal ABC transporter permease, with product MMTVILHSLADPAVIRALWLGALIALTSAVAGVFVIIRGQSFAGHVLTDIGVTGASGAYLIGQSAWYGFIGFGIMAGAGIEAIGDKIRNRDIATGIALSFSLGIGALFLYLDTRIAGGASAAQLVLFGSLFAVQSKLVPLIALVSLVSLILIGVLYRPLLLSSLSPEVAAAKGVSVRIMSLLFMLALAITVENSALVIGALMSTALLIGPASAAVHLTRRPHRALFLAGLIGVLILCAGVVLADMSVFFPPRGQGWPVSFFIAVLVFLVVLMTSLFTRSRNGRRGLRKHSSREDDLAQDNKSDSSHDHARDNIQDANSNHGLSGNGLQQEGSQ from the coding sequence ATGATGACTGTAATACTTCATTCTTTAGCCGATCCCGCTGTCATTCGAGCCCTGTGGCTCGGCGCACTAATAGCGTTGACTTCTGCTGTCGCCGGAGTGTTCGTCATTATCCGCGGACAGTCCTTTGCAGGCCACGTTTTGACGGATATAGGTGTTACAGGTGCGTCTGGCGCATATTTGATTGGACAGAGTGCCTGGTATGGTTTCATTGGATTCGGCATCATGGCTGGCGCGGGCATCGAAGCAATCGGTGACAAAATCCGAAACAGGGACATTGCAACCGGCATTGCCCTCTCCTTCTCCCTTGGCATTGGCGCTCTGTTCCTGTACCTTGACACCCGGATTGCAGGAGGTGCATCAGCTGCCCAACTCGTACTGTTCGGTTCATTGTTTGCTGTTCAGTCGAAATTGGTGCCGTTGATTGCGCTCGTTTCGCTGGTTTCATTGATTCTAATTGGAGTTTTATACAGACCTTTGCTGCTCAGTTCACTCAGTCCTGAGGTTGCGGCTGCAAAAGGCGTGTCGGTAAGAATCATGAGTTTGCTGTTTATGTTGGCTTTGGCAATAACAGTAGAAAACAGCGCCCTAGTCATTGGCGCTCTGATGTCAACGGCCCTTCTGATTGGCCCGGCATCGGCTGCCGTTCATTTGACAAGACGCCCCCACCGTGCTCTCTTTTTGGCGGGCCTGATTGGAGTCCTGATTCTCTGTGCCGGTGTCGTACTGGCAGACATGAGTGTCTTCTTTCCTCCGCGCGGTCAAGGCTGGCCTGTCAGCTTCTTTATTGCCGTGTTGGTATTCCTGGTTGTACTGATGACGAGTCTGTTCACCCGCAGCAGGAATGGTCGCAGAGGTCTACGGAAACACAGCAGTCGTGAAGATGACCTTGCGCAGGACAATAAAAGTGACAGTTCACATGACCATGCACGTGACAATATACAGGATGCAAATTCCAACCATGGCCTCAGCGGCAACGGATTGCAACAGGAGGGCTCGCAATGA
- a CDS encoding cytochrome c biogenesis CcdA family protein → MTAGLSVWVAFGAGVLSFVSPCTLPLFPSYLGYISGISFQDIKSGNVTRPVRVRALTHAFAFVIGLSMLFVLLGWGATEVGSLLRQYQSSIRIVGGVLVVIMGLFMAGIIKSSWLMKERRIRFPVNKPLGYLGSVGVGVIFAAGWTPCIGPILGSVLALVMANPSIGTWYMVAYALGFSVPFLVFAVTLVSIRPLLKYTEVVSRVGGWLLVVMGLLLVTNEIKWLTIWIQQVTGFTSL, encoded by the coding sequence TTGACTGCAGGACTTTCTGTCTGGGTAGCGTTTGGAGCTGGCGTATTATCGTTTGTGTCTCCATGTACGCTCCCCCTGTTTCCATCGTATCTAGGCTATATATCCGGGATATCCTTTCAGGATATAAAAAGCGGTAATGTAACACGGCCAGTGCGTGTAAGAGCATTGACACATGCTTTCGCGTTCGTTATCGGTTTAAGCATGCTGTTTGTTTTGTTAGGCTGGGGCGCGACGGAAGTCGGGAGTCTGTTGCGACAGTACCAATCCTCAATCCGCATCGTCGGCGGTGTCTTGGTCGTCATAATGGGTCTTTTTATGGCTGGCATCATTAAGAGCAGTTGGTTGATGAAGGAACGTCGAATACGCTTTCCGGTCAATAAACCTTTAGGATACCTCGGTTCGGTTGGGGTTGGTGTTATCTTTGCAGCAGGTTGGACACCCTGCATTGGCCCCATTTTAGGGTCTGTCTTAGCCCTCGTAATGGCGAATCCCTCAATTGGAACGTGGTACATGGTGGCCTATGCACTCGGATTCTCTGTTCCGTTTCTGGTTTTTGCAGTCACTTTGGTCTCAATCCGACCGCTACTGAAATATACGGAAGTCGTGTCTAGAGTCGGCGGCTGGCTGCTTGTTGTTATGGGACTTCTGCTCGTAACAAATGAAATTAAATGGCTCACCATCTGGATTCAGCAAGTTACTGGATTCACCAGTCTATAA
- a CDS encoding metal ABC transporter solute-binding protein, Zn/Mn family has protein sequence MKRKTNSADKQGNLPRTARRANQAAIHGTQVRIKARRKLIQSTKLAAVTGTLAATLLGCNTEHASVGFGKTGMIEAVGAEAQYSNVIKAIGGKFVRVSTMINNPNVDPHDFQAGTNDAKKVAQATLVVQNGLGYDSFMTQLESATQNPKRTVIEAGTLVRGTAGKTNPHVWYKPGEMNKVATAVASALIKQDGAHKQVYEKNLSKFQTSMHTWQSQIQDLRKHYRNAPVAVTEPVADYLLHAGGLQIKTPWSFEAAVMNGIDPSPEAIRTEKNLLTKHLVKLLIYNPQATDTVSESLLKLARENHIPIVAAYETLPPGYDYASWMTAETKNIENALRTGQSTETMIK, from the coding sequence ATGAAACGCAAGACCAACAGTGCTGACAAACAAGGGAATCTGCCTCGAACGGCGCGGCGGGCCAATCAAGCAGCAATTCACGGGACACAAGTCCGTATAAAAGCACGCAGAAAACTGATACAATCGACCAAACTTGCCGCTGTTACTGGCACTCTTGCTGCAACACTCCTCGGCTGTAACACAGAGCACGCTTCCGTTGGGTTCGGCAAAACAGGGATGATTGAGGCCGTCGGTGCAGAAGCGCAGTACAGCAATGTCATCAAAGCGATTGGCGGCAAATTTGTGCGAGTATCTACAATGATTAACAATCCCAACGTTGATCCACATGATTTTCAGGCAGGAACCAACGATGCAAAAAAGGTGGCTCAAGCCACACTCGTAGTGCAAAACGGTCTTGGCTATGACAGTTTTATGACACAACTGGAATCGGCTACGCAAAATCCGAAACGAACGGTGATTGAGGCCGGGACACTTGTGCGCGGAACCGCAGGAAAAACTAATCCCCATGTTTGGTACAAACCGGGTGAAATGAACAAGGTAGCAACCGCCGTTGCTTCCGCCTTAATCAAACAGGATGGCGCACACAAGCAGGTATATGAGAAGAACTTAAGCAAATTTCAGACATCAATGCACACCTGGCAGAGCCAGATTCAAGACTTACGCAAACACTACCGCAACGCCCCCGTTGCGGTGACCGAACCTGTGGCTGATTACCTATTGCATGCCGGCGGACTGCAAATTAAGACGCCATGGTCCTTCGAGGCTGCAGTAATGAATGGCATTGACCCGTCTCCGGAAGCAATTCGTACGGAAAAGAACCTCTTGACAAAGCATCTGGTAAAGCTTTTGATATACAACCCACAGGCTACAGATACCGTTAGTGAGTCTTTGCTGAAACTGGCGAGGGAAAACCACATCCCGATTGTTGCTGCCTATGAAACCCTTCCGCCCGGTTACGATTATGCAAGCTGGATGACTGCAGAAACAAAAAACATTGAGAATGCCCTTAGAACCGGGCAATCAACGGAGACGATGATAAAATGA
- a CDS encoding MBL fold metallo-hydrolase produces MKIHVLGFWGTYPGPGEATTGFLVETDHKKILLDCGSGVLAQLQKICSVEELDAVIVTHHHHDHVADLGVLGYAMLLARLTGARQHKLPMYMPLSPSPTVDGLQNEPLIDVMFIDDTTVLDVDGWQVTFAPTVHPVPCFAVRFEKNGQSFVFSADTSWADSLVRHAEGADLFICEASMYAGQEENARNAGHLTSVQAGKLAKDAGVKRLALTHYPHYGDWKDLFLQAEDSFGNTVDKLDTLQVIHL; encoded by the coding sequence ATGAAGATTCACGTTTTGGGTTTCTGGGGAACGTATCCGGGACCTGGAGAAGCCACGACCGGTTTTTTGGTTGAGACAGACCACAAGAAGATTTTGCTTGACTGCGGGTCAGGCGTTTTGGCTCAACTGCAAAAAATTTGTTCCGTAGAGGAATTGGATGCGGTGATTGTAACGCATCATCATCACGATCACGTTGCTGATCTGGGCGTCTTAGGCTACGCCATGCTGCTGGCGAGATTAACAGGTGCACGGCAGCATAAGCTGCCCATGTATATGCCTCTGTCGCCTTCTCCAACCGTTGACGGGCTGCAAAACGAACCGCTCATTGACGTCATGTTTATTGATGATACCACGGTCTTGGATGTGGACGGCTGGCAGGTCACGTTTGCTCCGACAGTGCATCCTGTTCCCTGTTTCGCCGTACGCTTTGAAAAAAACGGACAGTCCTTTGTGTTTTCAGCGGATACGTCATGGGCGGATAGCTTGGTTCGTCACGCTGAAGGTGCTGACTTGTTCATTTGCGAGGCCAGCATGTACGCAGGCCAGGAGGAAAACGCCCGTAATGCCGGGCACTTGACCAGCGTTCAGGCTGGAAAGCTGGCCAAAGATGCCGGAGTGAAACGGCTGGCTTTGACACACTATCCGCATTATGGAGACTGGAAGGATTTATTTCTGCAGGCCGAGGACAGCTTTGGCAACACTGTTGACAAGCTGGACACGTTGCAAGTGATTCACCTATAG
- a CDS encoding metal ABC transporter ATP-binding protein — MKTPSELFQEQHRIDKRIVLKATNLSVSMGSDQLLEHLTVEIQAGDFVGLLGPNGAGKTTLLKVFLGLFPPADGDVEVLGQPVHRGHRKIGYVPQKIHLEQDTPLTARDLVGLGLDGHLYGFALPTKRRRDRITEALAAVDALSYQHAAVGQLSGGQQQRLLIAQALVSRPEIMLLDEPLANLDIKSANEIVQLLGRLGKTRNLAIVLVAHDVNPLLGVMNKVLYLARGRGAMGPVNDIIQSEVLSRLYGYDVEVLRVKGRIIVVGGQETKGTVEDLTGCLHCDGQEQTAP; from the coding sequence ATGAAGACTCCAAGCGAACTGTTTCAAGAACAGCACCGAATCGATAAAAGAATCGTGCTTAAAGCGACCAACCTCTCGGTCAGCATGGGTTCCGATCAACTCCTTGAACATCTAACTGTGGAGATCCAGGCTGGTGACTTCGTTGGCCTGTTAGGTCCAAACGGTGCCGGAAAGACAACGTTACTGAAGGTATTCCTCGGTCTGTTTCCACCTGCCGACGGAGATGTTGAAGTGCTGGGTCAACCTGTTCACAGAGGGCACCGGAAAATCGGCTATGTCCCTCAGAAAATTCACTTGGAGCAAGATACGCCATTGACCGCCCGCGATTTGGTGGGTCTGGGTCTGGACGGTCATCTATATGGCTTTGCACTGCCAACAAAGCGACGCAGAGATCGTATCACTGAAGCCCTGGCGGCAGTGGATGCTCTCAGCTACCAACATGCAGCCGTCGGTCAGTTGTCCGGAGGGCAACAACAGCGTTTGTTGATAGCCCAGGCACTGGTCTCCCGTCCCGAAATCATGTTGCTGGATGAGCCTCTTGCAAATCTCGACATAAAAAGTGCAAATGAAATTGTCCAATTGCTGGGCCGTCTTGGCAAGACTCGCAACTTGGCCATTGTTTTGGTCGCCCACGACGTAAACCCGTTGCTCGGTGTCATGAACAAAGTGCTGTATCTGGCCAGGGGCCGCGGGGCCATGGGACCTGTGAATGACATCATTCAAAGCGAGGTGCTGAGCCGTCTTTACGGATATGATGTTGAAGTTCTGCGGGTCAAGGGACGTATCATTGTGGTCGGCGGCCAGGAAACCAAGGGGACTGTGGAGGACCTGACGGGATGCTTACACTGTGACGGACAGGAGCAGACAGCACCATGA
- a CDS encoding cell wall metabolism sensor histidine kinase WalK yields MRRIQIRLIVFYMIAFLGFESLVMGVTYVILKRSVMAPMYQSIQAEWVQKLPEAKKILAPDNVEDKRVRAKIEHSPEMIATWMIAANGRVMVKDLSVTNATGSLKPLVDKILNRSLHSSGHVWMAGSIKKVPVLLGARPVYTSQGRLGTMVSIRSIHIVDETIETLGRIDLYLGLGSIILLYPLTYILARWSLNPIRSALTRQRNFVNDAAHELRTPLTILHGTLELAQSDENLKSVQQALQESIQETDYITGLISDLSTLARMESGATELNLKQVQLEALVQETVRGLRSVAVRKNIELIVENSSGRVMVFGDERRIRQLLTILLDNALKYTPARGEVVVELQKFRHDVMIKVKDTGIGIDESDLPHIFDRFYRSSSAEMQSAGSGIGLAIGAWIVQAHHGQISVKSEKNKGTTFRIILPVEAEANRGKRLIKPSH; encoded by the coding sequence TTGCGTCGAATTCAAATTCGACTGATTGTGTTCTATATGATTGCCTTTCTTGGTTTTGAAAGCCTGGTTATGGGTGTCACCTATGTGATTTTAAAGCGATCGGTGATGGCTCCCATGTATCAATCAATACAGGCGGAATGGGTACAAAAATTACCTGAAGCAAAGAAAATACTGGCTCCGGACAATGTGGAAGACAAGCGTGTTCGCGCAAAGATTGAGCATTCACCGGAAATGATAGCAACTTGGATGATTGCCGCAAATGGGCGTGTCATGGTGAAAGATTTAAGTGTTACCAATGCGACGGGTTCATTAAAACCCCTAGTCGACAAAATTTTAAATCGTTCCTTACATTCCAGTGGACATGTGTGGATGGCAGGTTCCATTAAAAAGGTACCCGTTTTGTTGGGTGCCAGACCAGTGTACACGAGTCAAGGACGCTTAGGAACCATGGTTAGTATTCGTTCTATCCATATTGTTGATGAGACCATTGAAACCCTGGGGCGAATTGATTTGTACTTGGGACTGGGGAGCATTATTTTGCTTTATCCTCTCACTTATATACTGGCACGGTGGTCACTGAACCCGATTCGCTCTGCACTCACGAGACAGCGCAATTTTGTCAATGATGCGGCGCACGAATTGCGTACACCGCTTACCATTCTGCACGGTACACTTGAACTTGCGCAGTCGGACGAAAACCTGAAATCGGTTCAACAGGCGCTTCAAGAAAGCATTCAAGAAACAGATTATATCACAGGCCTGATTAGCGATTTGTCGACGCTTGCGAGAATGGAGTCGGGAGCAACTGAACTGAACTTGAAGCAAGTGCAGTTAGAAGCTTTAGTCCAAGAGACCGTTCGAGGATTACGGTCCGTTGCGGTAAGAAAAAACATTGAACTCATTGTCGAAAATTCTTCAGGTAGAGTCATGGTTTTTGGTGATGAACGCCGAATTCGCCAGTTGCTCACCATCCTACTGGACAACGCGCTTAAATACACTCCTGCGCGCGGAGAAGTGGTCGTTGAACTTCAGAAGTTCCGCCACGATGTCATGATAAAAGTCAAAGATACGGGCATCGGAATTGACGAATCCGACCTTCCCCACATATTCGACCGCTTTTACCGGTCCTCATCTGCTGAGATGCAAAGCGCAGGCAGCGGCATTGGCTTGGCAATAGGGGCGTGGATTGTACAAGCACATCATGGACAGATTTCCGTAAAAAGTGAGAAGAATAAGGGAACCACTTTTCGCATCATACTTCCTGTTGAAGCAGAGGCGAATCGGGGCAAGCGGCTGATAAAACCATCACACTAA
- the paaI gene encoding hydroxyphenylacetyl-CoA thioesterase PaaI, with translation MSVSEIQLDAFSTLLGMQLIETGEGSARVQMTVRKDMVNPHGTPHGGAIFSLADTALAVASNSHGIEAVALNVNLNYCRPAAVGSVVTAVVTEDNLTKKTGLYSMNVYGSDDKLIASGKGTVYRTGRPFRGW, from the coding sequence ATGAGTGTAAGTGAAATCCAGCTTGATGCATTTTCCACACTTCTCGGTATGCAACTGATTGAAACTGGTGAAGGCAGTGCCCGCGTGCAAATGACAGTACGAAAAGATATGGTTAATCCTCACGGTACACCCCACGGCGGTGCAATTTTCTCACTAGCGGACACTGCCCTTGCCGTAGCCAGCAATTCTCACGGCATCGAAGCTGTCGCATTGAACGTAAATCTGAACTACTGTCGTCCCGCTGCTGTCGGTTCAGTTGTCACAGCGGTGGTAACGGAAGACAACCTGACCAAGAAGACAGGTCTCTATTCAATGAACGTGTACGGAAGCGACGATAAGCTGATTGCCTCTGGAAAGGGAACTGTTTATCGGACCGGGCGGCCGTTTCGCGGGTGGTAA
- a CDS encoding helix-turn-helix domain-containing protein, with product MSIGEKIAALRKQNGYTLQKLQELTGISLSHLSAMENGVRPNPSFHYMERLAKVFHVPLTYFSDELHDPEVILVAERLQELYDKETREFLISESSRPYLALVKELARNQETRNPPEILEAIVQFLRKQAADKADT from the coding sequence ATGTCCATTGGCGAGAAAATAGCAGCATTGCGTAAGCAGAACGGATATACTCTACAAAAGCTTCAAGAGTTAACAGGGATTTCTCTGAGTCACTTATCAGCAATGGAGAACGGCGTACGTCCCAACCCTTCGTTCCACTACATGGAACGCCTTGCTAAAGTGTTCCATGTGCCCTTGACCTATTTCAGTGACGAATTACATGACCCTGAAGTCATCTTGGTTGCGGAGCGCCTGCAAGAACTCTATGACAAGGAGACACGAGAGTTCCTGATTTCCGAGTCTTCACGTCCGTACCTGGCACTGGTTAAAGAACTGGCGAGGAATCAGGAGACACGCAATCCCCCTGAAATTTTAGAGGCTATTGTTCAATTCCTCCGAAAACAAGCTGCTGACAAGGCAGATACGTAA
- a CDS encoding helix-turn-helix domain-containing protein, producing the protein MNKIGERVRRVRLSQAMTVKQLALAAGVSVSYIYAIEAGVRGSNVTKLRRIALALGVPLSILLGEGQGD; encoded by the coding sequence ATGAATAAAATTGGGGAACGTGTTCGAAGAGTACGACTGTCTCAGGCCATGACTGTAAAGCAACTGGCTCTTGCAGCAGGTGTATCCGTCAGTTATATCTATGCCATTGAGGCTGGAGTGCGGGGCTCCAATGTCACGAAGTTGCGACGGATTGCACTTGCACTGGGGGTACCTTTAAGTATTCTGCTCGGAGAAGGACAGGGTGACTAG
- a CDS encoding metal-dependent hydrolase, with product MTHGLWGLGIYGTWIALAGSEVHTSVAAGVCIAAIVGSEAPDFDYAVRLARGPVSYLRQHRALSHSVPAWFIWPLMIALILSIWWPRQFGVFYLVAFAGVVIHVGLDVLTAYGTQALWPFSKRRWALDALFIVDAVMVVSGFLGWILVLTHVWSAARSVFFFGSLVLVYLAVRSIQAALVHEKVRKQFPSNWAVSTIPGPLPWWWSFVAESERELMGGKVSFSGELSREIHWRWKDRDEKALLFAVRFTRVGSVFHWFARHLVWAQTVEDGQIRISLADATFRFRKTLPFAAYVTLKENDDGRYSVVEQSLRAQEVDWEALAQDAVTADDYDNSHVSIPPAKD from the coding sequence GTGACACACGGATTATGGGGGCTGGGCATTTACGGAACGTGGATTGCGTTAGCGGGTTCCGAGGTGCACACGAGTGTGGCTGCAGGCGTATGCATTGCGGCCATTGTTGGCTCTGAAGCGCCGGATTTTGACTATGCTGTACGCTTGGCAAGGGGGCCTGTCTCATATCTGCGGCAGCACCGGGCTTTGTCTCACAGTGTGCCAGCGTGGTTCATATGGCCTCTGATGATTGCACTTATACTTTCTATTTGGTGGCCGCGTCAGTTTGGGGTATTTTACCTTGTGGCGTTTGCTGGTGTTGTTATTCACGTAGGATTAGATGTCCTTACAGCATATGGAACTCAAGCGTTGTGGCCGTTCTCAAAACGAAGATGGGCGTTGGACGCACTGTTTATTGTTGACGCGGTGATGGTTGTGAGTGGTTTCCTTGGCTGGATACTCGTACTGACTCATGTTTGGTCAGCCGCTCGCTCTGTCTTTTTCTTTGGGAGTCTGGTCTTGGTGTATCTTGCAGTGCGGAGTATTCAGGCGGCGCTTGTCCATGAAAAAGTTCGCAAGCAGTTTCCCTCCAACTGGGCTGTTAGTACAATTCCCGGTCCGCTTCCGTGGTGGTGGAGTTTTGTCGCTGAAAGTGAGCGGGAGCTGATGGGTGGAAAAGTGAGCTTTTCGGGAGAACTAAGTCGTGAGATTCACTGGAGATGGAAAGACCGCGATGAAAAGGCCTTGCTGTTTGCTGTTCGTTTCACTAGAGTAGGATCCGTTTTTCACTGGTTTGCTCGCCACCTTGTATGGGCACAAACGGTGGAGGATGGACAGATTCGCATATCGTTGGCTGATGCAACTTTTCGCTTTCGAAAAACACTTCCGTTTGCCGCTTACGTTACGTTAAAGGAAAATGACGACGGGCGCTATTCAGTCGTTGAGCAATCACTGCGCGCGCAAGAAGTAGACTGGGAGGCGCTGGCACAGGATGCTGTCACTGCAGATGACTATGACAACTCCCATGTAAGCATTCCGCCTGCCAAAGACTGA
- a CDS encoding response regulator transcription factor, with protein sequence MKLLVIEDDRKIASLLNKGLGNMGHVVDVAHTAGNGWKLLTDGYYDLVVLDVKLPDEDGVTLCKRIRSAQLVVPIIMLTARDSIDDKVTGLSAGADDYLTKPFSFDELKARIAALGRRPPDYEDTTVLKVRDIELYPGKFVVKQAGEDLNLTRREFALLELLMRNVNRVLTRELILDRVWSTDSDPVANVVESVIARLRQKLGSTKKINP encoded by the coding sequence GTGAAGTTGTTGGTTATTGAAGATGACAGAAAAATTGCTTCTCTCTTAAATAAAGGACTTGGCAATATGGGCCACGTTGTTGATGTGGCCCATACAGCCGGAAATGGCTGGAAGTTACTAACAGACGGCTACTATGATTTGGTTGTGTTGGACGTGAAACTTCCGGACGAAGACGGGGTAACTCTGTGCAAACGAATTCGGTCTGCACAACTGGTTGTCCCCATCATTATGTTGACAGCGCGAGATAGCATTGACGATAAAGTCACGGGGTTGTCAGCAGGCGCGGATGATTATCTCACCAAACCGTTTTCGTTTGACGAACTGAAAGCTAGAATAGCTGCTTTGGGCAGAAGGCCTCCTGACTATGAAGATACGACCGTGCTTAAGGTGCGCGATATAGAACTCTATCCAGGAAAGTTTGTTGTCAAACAAGCGGGGGAAGATTTGAACCTGACCCGCAGAGAGTTCGCACTGTTGGAACTGCTCATGAGAAATGTCAACCGTGTTCTGACAAGGGAACTGATTTTGGACAGAGTTTGGTCAACTGATTCTGACCCGGTTGCCAATGTGGTGGAGTCTGTTATCGCCAGACTGAGGCAAAAATTAGGAAGTACAAAAAAGATAAATCCCTGA
- a CDS encoding Fur family transcriptional regulator, with product MDFRNKSPDEILAYLKRAGFKFTGKRKAIIDLFVEQRDKYLSAKEVFDEVREKYPNVSFDTIYRTLALLVDQWVIETMEFNEDAARYRLTCRDGHHHHLICLGCGRTFALDQCPMEELNERIKGFKTVSHRFEVYGYCENCMTAS from the coding sequence GTGGATTTCCGAAATAAGTCGCCTGATGAGATCCTTGCGTATCTGAAACGAGCCGGCTTTAAGTTCACAGGAAAGCGAAAGGCAATTATAGACTTGTTTGTGGAGCAACGGGACAAGTATTTATCAGCAAAAGAAGTCTTTGATGAAGTGCGAGAGAAGTACCCGAATGTAAGCTTTGATACCATTTACCGAACACTGGCACTCTTGGTAGACCAGTGGGTAATTGAGACCATGGAATTTAACGAGGATGCCGCAAGATACCGGTTGACATGTCGTGATGGACACCATCATCATTTGATTTGTCTGGGTTGCGGAAGAACATTTGCTCTCGACCAGTGTCCTATGGAAGAATTAAATGAGCGAATTAAAGGGTTTAAGACGGTCAGTCATCGCTTTGAAGTTTACGGATACTGCGAGAATTGTATGACTGCCTCGTGA